In Chanodichthys erythropterus isolate Z2021 chromosome 9, ASM2448905v1, whole genome shotgun sequence, a genomic segment contains:
- the vdac3 gene encoding voltage-dependent anion-selective channel protein 3 isoform X2 — translation MAVPPAYADLGKSSKDIFSKGYAFGVVKLDLKTKSQSGVEFSTGGSSNTDTGKAAGNLEVKYKVKDLGLSLNQKWNTDNTLTTEVTLEDQLAQGLKLGLDTSFVPNTGKKSAKLKTGYKRDFMNVGCDIDFDLAGPTVHAAAVLGYEGWLAGYQMAFDTAKSKLAQNNFALGYKAGDFQLHTNVNDGTEFGGSIYQKVNDQLETAVNLAWTAGSNNTRFGIAAKYQLDKESSISAKVNNASLVGVGYTQSLRPGVKLTLSALIDAKNFNAGGHKVGMGFELEV, via the exons ATGGCTGTCCCTCCTGCATACGCTGACCTTGGCAAATCTTCCAAAGATATCTTCAGCAAAGGATATG CCTTTGGAGTGGTTAAGCTGGACCTGAAGACCAAGTCTCAGAGTGGAGTT GAGTTTTCCACCGGCGGCTCCAGTAACACAGACACCGGAAAGGCGGCTGGAAACCTGGAGGTCAAGTACAAAGTGAAGGATCTGGGCTTGAGTTTGAACCAGAAGTGGAACACGGATAATACTCTGACAACCGAAGTGACTCTGGAAGATCAG CTGGCCCAAGGTCTGAAGCTGGGATTGGACACATCGTTTGTGCCCAACACTGG GAAGAAGAGCGCTAAGCTGAAGACGGGATATAAGCGTGATTTCATGAACGTGGGGTGTGATATAGATTTCGACCTGGCTGGTCCCACAGTTCACGCCGCAGCGGTTCTGGGTTATGAAGGATGGCTGGCCGGTTATCAGATGGCCTTTGACACGGCCAAGTCCAAACTCGCCCAGAACAACTTTGCTTTGGGCTACAAGGCGGGAGACTTCCAGCTACACACCAATGT TAATGATGGTACGGAGTTCGGCGGCTCCATCTATCAGAAGGTGAATGATCAGTTGGAGACGGCGGTGAATCTGGCCTGGACCGCAGGCAGTAACAACACACGCTTTGGCATCGCTGCTAAATACCAGCTAGACAAAGAGTCCTCCATCTCT GCTAAAGTGAATAACGCTAGTCTGGTTGGAGTAGGATACACACAGAGCCTCCGGCCAg GTGTGAAGCTCACTCTATCTGCTCTGATCGACGCCAAGAACTTCAACGCCGGAGGACACAAGGTGGGCATGGGCTTCGAGCTGGAGGTGTAA